In Bythopirellula goksoeyrii, a single window of DNA contains:
- a CDS encoding DEAD/DEAH box helicase: MPTDPLTEYLHRQFSQNIAAHTSLDSISGQYSQFPSQLEPRLAAALRQSGIKQLYSHQIEAFDSIGSGKDTVLVSRTASGKTLSFLLPILNDYTQCEAPFGTMLLYPTKALSRDQEGTLGKLLSASGANTRLGTYDGDTPREERNRIQSQADFMITNPDMLHSGILPNHNRRWRTFLSRLRYIVIDEVHNYRGAFGSHVANVMRRLLRVCEMHGSRPTFVCSSATIGNPGEHVEALLQRPFQVVSSEGAPRPRRELYMINPSVVQSHGHSLYRKGTSSVSIPLIREAARLGVRTICFCRARQQVERLCRAVTDGHPELREKVKPYRGGLLPNERRQLERDLASGKVNTIISTNALELGIDIGDLELCILSGHPGSMASFWQQAGRVGRRGNRAVIAYVARDTPIDQYLVNHSEFVTQAPIERAWLSADNPYILLQHLPCAAHEHPLREDEPQFSEPAYPAALEILREDNTLVEYHGNYRYALRDYPSKGVNLRGMTDFNVDIYCGTEVIGELDPIGARGTLYKDAIYQHLGKRYMSMELDLEQKLCRVEPVEVDYYTEAVWDSRVTLTESYDRRQLNGTELEFGSINVNRQPKLYKKIRERSLENIGYGPITLDPFIYDTTGFSLHAPDDWCRAIGGIDKRHIGAALYGLSYILKRTAPSLCLGDIQNIETDVSLTELRPGEWESALYLYDTIEGGVGYAEKILEVFTQALELCQTIIDDCSCEAGCPSCVTSLPPGIESIEMEQLLIESNASVACTRSLLAMLLSGEIILPEVKFHEVPVLSGVTVSEPDADLERLRNRLGKANSILKQKRTRIH; encoded by the coding sequence ATGCCTACGGACCCGCTTACGGAGTATTTGCATCGGCAGTTTTCCCAGAACATAGCTGCCCATACTTCGCTTGATTCAATCTCCGGTCAATACAGCCAGTTTCCCTCGCAACTAGAACCGAGGCTCGCTGCAGCTCTTCGACAATCCGGGATCAAGCAGCTCTATTCTCACCAGATCGAAGCCTTTGATTCGATTGGCTCGGGAAAGGACACGGTTCTCGTTTCACGCACTGCCAGCGGGAAGACGCTTTCTTTCCTACTGCCAATCCTCAATGACTATACGCAATGCGAGGCACCCTTTGGAACGATGCTGCTCTATCCTACGAAGGCGTTGTCTCGCGATCAGGAAGGGACCCTCGGTAAACTCCTTTCGGCAAGCGGAGCAAACACACGACTTGGCACCTACGATGGAGATACCCCGCGCGAGGAGCGGAATCGCATTCAGTCGCAAGCAGATTTTATGATCACCAATCCCGACATGCTTCACTCGGGAATTCTTCCGAATCACAATCGACGCTGGCGCACTTTTCTCTCACGACTTCGCTACATTGTCATCGACGAGGTCCACAACTATCGCGGTGCTTTCGGTTCGCATGTGGCAAATGTCATGAGGCGCTTGCTCAGAGTATGTGAAATGCACGGAAGTCGGCCCACGTTTGTTTGCTCATCTGCAACAATCGGGAACCCTGGCGAGCACGTCGAGGCATTGCTCCAGCGACCGTTTCAGGTCGTAAGCAGCGAAGGTGCCCCTCGGCCACGTCGCGAGCTATATATGATTAATCCTTCGGTTGTCCAAAGCCATGGCCATAGCCTTTATCGGAAGGGGACAAGCTCGGTCAGTATTCCATTGATCCGAGAAGCGGCACGACTTGGAGTCCGCACCATCTGTTTTTGTCGGGCACGCCAGCAAGTTGAACGACTGTGCCGAGCAGTGACTGACGGACACCCCGAACTGCGTGAAAAGGTCAAACCCTATCGCGGCGGACTATTGCCAAACGAACGACGCCAATTGGAGAGAGACTTGGCCAGCGGCAAGGTGAATACGATTATCAGCACTAATGCATTGGAACTCGGAATCGATATTGGTGATTTGGAGCTTTGCATACTCAGCGGTCATCCTGGCTCGATGGCCAGCTTTTGGCAACAGGCAGGTCGCGTTGGTAGGCGAGGTAACCGAGCGGTCATTGCCTATGTCGCACGGGATACGCCAATTGACCAGTATCTGGTAAACCACTCTGAGTTTGTCACCCAGGCTCCGATCGAGCGTGCCTGGCTGAGTGCTGACAACCCTTACATTCTCTTACAGCATTTGCCTTGTGCGGCACATGAGCATCCGCTCAGGGAAGATGAACCGCAATTTTCTGAGCCAGCATATCCTGCCGCACTTGAAATACTTAGGGAAGACAACACTCTCGTCGAATACCACGGCAACTACCGGTATGCCTTGCGTGATTACCCTTCCAAAGGCGTCAATCTGCGCGGCATGACTGACTTCAACGTGGATATCTACTGTGGCACGGAAGTGATTGGAGAACTTGATCCCATCGGTGCCCGAGGGACATTGTACAAAGATGCCATCTATCAGCATCTTGGCAAGCGTTATATGTCGATGGAGTTGGATCTTGAACAAAAGCTCTGCCGCGTGGAGCCTGTGGAGGTTGACTATTACACCGAGGCGGTTTGGGATAGTCGCGTCACCTTAACGGAGTCTTACGACCGGCGGCAACTTAATGGGACTGAGCTGGAATTCGGATCGATAAATGTCAATCGGCAGCCCAAGCTTTACAAGAAAATCCGCGAGCGGAGCCTGGAGAATATTGGGTATGGTCCCATCACGCTGGATCCATTTATCTACGATACGACCGGCTTTAGCCTCCATGCGCCTGATGATTGGTGTAGAGCGATTGGGGGCATTGATAAGAGGCACATAGGCGCTGCTCTCTATGGTTTGAGTTATATTCTGAAACGAACGGCCCCCAGTCTCTGCCTTGGTGATATTCAGAACATTGAGACCGATGTCTCGTTAACGGAACTGAGACCGGGAGAATGGGAAAGTGCCTTGTATCTCTACGATACGATCGAAGGGGGGGTAGGCTATGCCGAAAAGATTCTTGAGGTCTTCACCCAAGCACTGGAGCTCTGCCAGACGATCATCGACGATTGCAGTTGCGAGGCAGGCTGTCCATCTTGTGTGACCTCTCTACCTCCAGGCATCGAATCGATTGAAATGGAGCAATTACTTATCGAGTCGAATGCATCTGTCGCATGTACTCGAAGCTTGCTGGCAATGCTTCTTTCAGGTGAGATTATCTTGCCGGAGGTCAAGTTTCATGAAGTTCCCGTGCTGAGTGGCGTCACGGTATCCGAACCAGATGCGGACTTGGAGCGATTGCGAAACCGCCTAGGCAAGGCTAATTCCATCCTCAAGCAAAAGAGGACGCGAATTCATTGA
- a CDS encoding C40 family peptidase yields the protein MRFVLILILIIFCEGLRAQPATLAPPDSSDRLTRLARQIEPELQGRTDRLSQYVEYFRAQLANDKTLFAFEVAATQGDDGPVVLKGFVEFPETREGLESFLRVLGFDEIENELETLPSAELGEQRFGFVKTAHTLSYDRPKIPHDVVTDCMLGEPLYLLRQEGDYLLVHSQDGYVGYVAAADVHRVGPEAFDRYPTESSVRIVADHQLDSGLMLPLGAVLKRIPDNQDRVMIALPTGEVVEVPSAKCEATELPSDNIEQAIARASQLLGTPYHWGGKTVEGIDCSGLVQVAFASIGLNLPRDSYQQFYLGQLVATRWHRSQLRRGDTLYFVGPHGKIRHTALYLGDDQFLEAEMPRVTISSFNREHENYSPKRDASFVFGKRLW from the coding sequence ATGAGATTTGTTTTGATCCTAATACTGATAATTTTCTGTGAAGGCCTGCGGGCTCAACCGGCTACATTGGCCCCTCCTGACAGTTCAGACCGCCTCACACGGTTAGCTCGACAGATTGAACCCGAACTCCAGGGCCGCACAGATCGACTCTCACAGTACGTTGAATACTTTCGTGCCCAGTTAGCCAATGACAAGACGCTGTTCGCCTTCGAGGTCGCCGCCACACAAGGTGATGATGGCCCGGTCGTCCTTAAGGGATTTGTCGAGTTTCCTGAAACGCGTGAGGGACTTGAGTCTTTTCTCAGAGTGCTCGGATTTGATGAAATCGAGAACGAATTGGAAACACTACCCTCGGCCGAACTTGGCGAACAGCGGTTCGGCTTCGTCAAGACAGCGCACACGCTGAGTTACGATCGCCCAAAAATCCCGCACGATGTGGTCACCGATTGCATGCTGGGAGAGCCGCTTTACCTCCTCCGGCAAGAGGGTGATTATTTATTGGTCCACTCGCAGGATGGCTATGTCGGCTATGTCGCGGCGGCCGATGTGCATCGCGTTGGGCCGGAGGCCTTTGACCGCTATCCTACCGAGTCGAGTGTCCGGATCGTAGCAGACCATCAGCTGGATTCGGGATTGATGCTTCCCTTGGGGGCTGTGCTGAAAAGAATTCCCGACAATCAGGATCGAGTGATGATTGCATTGCCTACGGGAGAAGTGGTCGAGGTTCCGTCTGCCAAATGCGAAGCAACCGAGCTCCCCAGCGACAACATCGAGCAGGCCATCGCCCGAGCGAGCCAGTTGCTGGGAACGCCATACCACTGGGGTGGCAAGACCGTTGAGGGGATCGATTGCTCCGGCTTAGTGCAGGTCGCTTTCGCGTCGATCGGTCTGAATCTCCCCCGCGATTCGTATCAGCAGTTTTATCTGGGGCAACTCGTGGCAACCCGGTGGCACCGCTCGCAACTAAGACGCGGGGATACGCTCTATTTTGTCGGCCCGCACGGCAAAATTCGTCACACGGCTCTCTATTTGGGAGACGACCAATTTCTGGAGGCGGAAATGCCTCGGGTCACAATCAGCAGTTTCAACAGAGAACACGAGAATTACTCCCCCAAGCGGGATGCTTCGTTCGTGTTTGGCAAGCGTCTCTGGTAG
- a CDS encoding protein kinase domain-containing protein: MSEPNNPNGDLAARVRDVINDCLQRRATGEDIVDDEIIAAHTELMPKLGEELRNLSCNAALRDKTAPSMPVLAETVSFGGSSTGSGRLEVRCPNCHAPTEVAVDTTLTDLVCSICGSHFSLVDQSKSSRMAPSLVKLGHFELIERVGVGSFGSVWKARDKDLDRTVAIKIPRAGCMTADEQEKFFREARAAAQLRHPNIVSVHEVGRDGESVYIVSDFVRGVTLGDWLTGQQFTNREAAELCVQITNALQHAHDHGVIHRDLKPANIIIDFDGQPHLMDFGIARRESGEITITMDGQVLGTPAYMSPEQAQGEAHTADRRSDIYSLGVILFQLLTGELPFRGNARMLIKQVIQDAPPSPRKLNANVERDLETITLKCLEKDSARRYQTARDLSSDLKCYLSGEPIKARPVSRMEHVWRWCKRHPDVASLSAALLLLLLGLAVGAGIVAAMQARSYRALQNQVAHNLFQRANQEHDAGRIDQGIALLSRSYDFARRADSDTRLQSSIRTLLAGWVEHGGQPVVQNRAVLAATFSPDGETMLIGGHDPQCRASFWDASTLSPLGEPIQHDGAVRAVAYSPDGSLAITGSEDGTAALWDTQSRIAVGKTLLHAQKPSKNLVLGVAFGLEGIVATGGTDGMVRLWQAPDGEPIGNPLHHNGRVSTVAFHPNGHAILTGCYDGTVQLWRLESQDRLGAPFRVKKRPVYAARFSPDGSKILTGCSNGFAQLWDSKTGMPIGELSGHTNEVYSVAFSPDGRSILTGSHDNTAQLWDTKTLKRIGPPLRHGGWVMSVDFSPDGQTLITSGADQTVRLWDIFDSDGRILRHKGNIVGMSFSSNGQFVATIGDDATARIWDAHTAQPLGTPMVHDAPIQTMAISQDGKTLVTGSTDKVLRWNTESGVLLGDPWVSSGEVRKVEFSADGTMLLVYCVNEKNRTVELRGFPQGEARVKPLDFDTNSLLLASSSDKHSIVMGHRYGPLISTARIWRVFPQAAPQHMLKHESLVADAAFSRDGRRIVTGGRDQCVRVWNTRTGDEKIVYKQHNGVVNAVSISDDGGLILSGSDDMTARLWDVRTNSALGSPLQHADRVLKVAITPDSRLAVTICDDGSAYLWDVFTCKLVTQPMLFEIGVVDCDIRPDSSAILFRCVDGSARLYDIPPPVPDKPELIRAWALAHSGFEVDDSFEPRQFSQAEWLNALKELHLLENIGTAGSLR, encoded by the coding sequence ATGTCTGAGCCGAACAATCCCAACGGAGATCTCGCGGCGCGAGTTCGCGATGTGATCAACGATTGCCTTCAGCGGCGCGCCACTGGGGAGGATATCGTCGATGACGAAATCATTGCTGCTCACACCGAGTTAATGCCTAAACTTGGGGAAGAGCTGCGCAACTTGTCTTGCAATGCGGCGCTTCGCGATAAAACGGCTCCGTCTATGCCCGTCCTGGCTGAGACTGTTTCGTTTGGCGGTTCCTCTACTGGCAGTGGCCGCCTCGAAGTCCGCTGCCCCAACTGCCACGCGCCTACTGAAGTTGCGGTGGACACGACACTCACCGATTTAGTTTGCAGCATTTGTGGAAGCCATTTTAGTTTGGTGGACCAAAGCAAATCCAGTAGGATGGCTCCATCGCTAGTTAAGCTAGGCCATTTTGAATTGATAGAGCGTGTCGGTGTCGGCAGCTTTGGAAGCGTTTGGAAGGCTCGCGACAAAGATCTCGATCGAACGGTCGCCATCAAAATTCCCCGCGCCGGCTGCATGACAGCCGACGAACAGGAAAAGTTTTTCCGCGAAGCCCGCGCCGCGGCTCAGTTACGTCACCCCAATATCGTGAGTGTCCACGAAGTCGGTCGCGATGGAGAGAGCGTCTATATTGTTAGCGACTTTGTCCGCGGTGTGACTCTCGGCGACTGGCTTACTGGTCAGCAGTTTACAAACCGCGAAGCTGCTGAGCTATGCGTGCAAATTACCAATGCACTGCAACACGCTCACGATCACGGTGTGATACATAGAGATCTAAAACCTGCCAATATCATCATAGATTTTGATGGGCAGCCCCATTTAATGGATTTTGGCATCGCCCGACGCGAATCTGGCGAAATAACAATTACAATGGACGGACAAGTGTTGGGAACTCCGGCTTACATGTCACCTGAACAAGCTCAAGGTGAAGCTCACACTGCTGATCGACGTAGCGACATATATTCGTTAGGAGTCATCCTCTTCCAGCTTCTCACCGGCGAGCTTCCCTTCCGTGGTAACGCACGAATGCTCATCAAGCAGGTAATTCAAGACGCGCCGCCTAGCCCGAGAAAGCTCAATGCAAATGTCGAACGGGATCTGGAGACGATTACACTCAAATGCTTGGAAAAGGATTCCGCAAGACGCTATCAAACAGCACGCGATCTGAGTAGCGATTTGAAATGCTATTTGTCCGGGGAGCCGATCAAGGCAAGACCTGTCAGCCGAATGGAGCATGTGTGGCGCTGGTGCAAGCGACATCCAGATGTCGCGTCGCTATCAGCGGCATTGCTGCTGCTATTGTTAGGCCTGGCAGTCGGAGCAGGAATTGTCGCTGCAATGCAAGCAAGGAGTTACCGAGCGTTACAGAACCAAGTCGCTCACAATCTTTTCCAGCGCGCCAATCAAGAACATGACGCGGGAAGAATTGACCAAGGAATTGCGTTGCTTTCCCGATCATACGATTTCGCTCGTCGAGCAGACTCTGACACACGTCTGCAGAGTTCTATTCGAACTTTACTAGCAGGTTGGGTCGAACATGGGGGGCAGCCCGTTGTACAAAACCGCGCCGTGCTAGCGGCTACGTTCAGTCCCGATGGTGAAACGATGCTCATTGGTGGACACGATCCACAATGCCGTGCGTCCTTTTGGGACGCAAGCACCCTTTCACCTCTCGGTGAACCAATTCAGCATGACGGAGCAGTTCGAGCTGTCGCATATAGTCCGGATGGCAGTCTTGCGATTACAGGCAGCGAAGATGGTACCGCCGCGCTTTGGGATACCCAATCGAGAATTGCGGTTGGTAAAACACTACTACACGCTCAGAAGCCAAGCAAAAATCTCGTGCTAGGAGTCGCATTTGGCCTTGAAGGAATAGTTGCCACCGGTGGCACCGACGGAATGGTTCGATTGTGGCAGGCTCCAGATGGCGAGCCCATCGGCAATCCGCTGCATCACAACGGACGCGTGTCCACTGTTGCGTTTCATCCGAATGGCCATGCGATCCTGACAGGATGCTATGACGGGACAGTACAGTTATGGAGACTTGAGTCGCAAGACCGCTTGGGGGCTCCCTTCCGAGTCAAAAAGCGACCAGTATATGCAGCACGATTCAGCCCTGACGGCAGCAAGATTCTGACTGGTTGTTCAAACGGATTCGCTCAGTTGTGGGATAGCAAAACCGGTATGCCAATAGGCGAACTTTCCGGACATACCAATGAAGTTTATTCAGTAGCATTCAGTCCTGATGGTCGAAGCATCCTGACGGGCAGCCACGATAACACGGCCCAATTGTGGGATACAAAGACCCTGAAGCGGATAGGGCCACCTCTGAGGCACGGCGGCTGGGTGATGAGCGTCGATTTCAGTCCCGACGGCCAGACATTGATAACTAGCGGCGCTGATCAAACCGTGCGACTTTGGGACATCTTTGATAGCGATGGCAGGATTCTGCGACACAAGGGCAACATTGTTGGAATGAGTTTCAGCTCAAATGGCCAATTCGTGGCGACTATTGGCGACGATGCGACGGCTCGCATTTGGGATGCTCATACGGCTCAGCCACTGGGAACGCCAATGGTACACGACGCACCCATACAAACAATGGCAATCAGTCAGGACGGTAAAACCTTGGTAACGGGCAGTACAGATAAAGTGCTGCGTTGGAACACTGAATCTGGTGTACTTCTGGGGGATCCGTGGGTGTCTAGTGGAGAAGTGCGAAAGGTCGAATTCTCGGCCGACGGAACGATGTTGCTCGTTTATTGCGTGAATGAGAAAAATCGTACTGTTGAATTGCGAGGCTTTCCGCAGGGCGAAGCTCGAGTAAAACCACTAGACTTCGACACCAACAGTTTGCTGTTGGCGAGCTCTTCTGATAAACATTCGATTGTCATGGGGCATCGCTACGGGCCGTTAATTTCCACGGCGCGAATTTGGAGAGTTTTCCCACAAGCAGCTCCGCAACACATGCTAAAACATGAATCTTTGGTTGCGGATGCCGCGTTCAGTCGCGACGGTCGTCGTATCGTGACAGGTGGACGTGATCAGTGCGTTAGAGTGTGGAACACCCGCACGGGCGATGAGAAAATCGTGTACAAGCAGCATAACGGTGTTGTAAATGCAGTGAGTATAAGTGACGACGGCGGCCTAATACTTAGTGGTAGTGATGACATGACGGCACGCTTGTGGGACGTTCGTACCAACTCGGCCCTAGGGTCTCCCTTACAACATGCGGATCGTGTCTTGAAAGTAGCGATAACACCAGACAGTCGTCTTGCCGTTACGATTTGCGACGATGGCAGCGCATACCTATGGGACGTTTTTACTTGCAAGCTGGTAACGCAACCAATGTTGTTCGAAATC
- a CDS encoding ribonuclease H-like domain-containing protein: MINEALQHCSGIGPVRLAHLHDEGIKTWQDVLQFPQRIPATYRNTMMEECRRCQAALELDDIQYFIDRLAPVDKWRILAHYFPDTTFFDIETLGLSSADPITVIVTWYGGEFNTFVEHENLDGFLELLDRVKLLVSFNGSTFDVPRVLDAFHIPSLPCPHLDLRWIAYRRGLVGGIKEIARKQGIARPVDLDNVSGEHAILLWQEWRAKQDHAAREHLIRYCAADVLLLRFLAERLIGMDNTDNALLWDSLPPATGRPPVHRGRALQLTAPTLSSDKRRLNRNRLLLSKRWSPR; encoded by the coding sequence TTGATCAACGAGGCACTTCAGCACTGTTCTGGTATCGGTCCTGTCCGCCTTGCGCACCTGCACGATGAAGGTATCAAGACATGGCAGGATGTTTTGCAGTTCCCCCAGCGGATTCCAGCAACCTATCGCAACACTATGATGGAAGAATGTCGGAGATGTCAGGCCGCATTGGAGCTTGACGATATCCAATATTTCATCGATCGATTAGCACCTGTGGATAAATGGCGAATTTTGGCTCACTATTTTCCCGATACCACATTCTTCGATATTGAAACTCTCGGACTCAGTTCTGCCGATCCGATCACGGTGATCGTCACTTGGTATGGCGGAGAGTTCAATACTTTTGTTGAGCATGAAAACCTCGATGGTTTCTTGGAGTTGCTTGATCGAGTCAAGCTCCTCGTCTCATTTAACGGGAGCACGTTTGATGTGCCACGCGTCTTAGATGCTTTCCATATCCCATCGCTCCCTTGTCCGCATCTTGATCTTCGCTGGATCGCCTACCGACGTGGTCTCGTAGGCGGAATCAAAGAAATTGCTAGAAAACAAGGAATCGCACGTCCTGTCGACCTTGATAATGTTTCGGGTGAGCATGCTATTCTGCTATGGCAAGAATGGAGAGCAAAGCAGGATCATGCAGCCCGCGAGCACTTGATCCGTTATTGTGCAGCCGATGTCCTATTGTTGCGCTTCTTAGCTGAGCGGTTGATAGGAATGGACAATACTGATAACGCTCTGCTCTGGGATTCGCTCCCACCAGCTACGGGTCGACCTCCAGTGCATCGGGGTAGGGCACTTCAACTCACAGCTCCAACTTTGAGCTCTGATAAACGTCGTTTGAACAGAAACCGATTGCTCTTGTCAAAACGGTGGAGTCCGAGATGA
- a CDS encoding DUF819 family protein encodes MEITSTEGVLTTLVGVCAFFFWLEKATKSRLFSYLPPLIFIYLTPVLLAAQGILPEKSPVYESIGSLVLPMMLVLLMLKVNVRGALRVLGRGVGVMLFGTLGVIVGAPIGFLAVKPWLEPDAWKAFGTLAGSWIGGTGNMAAVSQMIDASGTDVGLAVIGDSVIYLFWLPILLGSKLFADRFAVFTGVDANRVATMTAAAQAEATDATAPTTPDILGLLTVALFSSWMAELISHILPTIDPYLSASAWKIMLITALGIGLSFTRLSKLPGSHELAMALVYLFVARMGAQTNLASAAGQALPFLVGATIWIFIHGAFCLLGAKLLKVDVHTAAIASAANIGGAASASIVATHHQESLVPASILMALIGYAIGNFAAYATALLCWLVS; translated from the coding sequence ATGGAGATTACTAGCACGGAGGGCGTATTAACCACTCTGGTGGGAGTTTGTGCGTTCTTTTTCTGGTTGGAAAAGGCAACGAAGAGTAGGCTTTTTAGCTACCTGCCTCCGCTAATCTTCATTTATCTGACTCCCGTTCTCTTGGCCGCCCAAGGAATTTTGCCTGAGAAGTCCCCTGTTTACGAAAGTATTGGCTCACTAGTACTGCCTATGATGCTAGTGCTTTTGATGCTCAAGGTGAATGTGAGGGGAGCGCTCCGTGTGCTGGGTAGGGGGGTGGGCGTAATGCTCTTTGGCACCCTGGGAGTGATAGTTGGCGCGCCGATCGGATTCTTGGCCGTCAAACCTTGGCTGGAACCCGACGCCTGGAAGGCGTTTGGAACACTAGCAGGAAGCTGGATCGGCGGCACTGGCAATATGGCTGCGGTCAGTCAAATGATTGATGCCAGTGGCACCGACGTCGGACTTGCTGTGATCGGCGACTCGGTGATCTATCTGTTCTGGCTTCCAATTCTGCTCGGATCAAAACTCTTTGCCGATCGATTTGCCGTATTTACTGGAGTTGATGCAAACCGGGTCGCCACGATGACCGCTGCCGCTCAAGCCGAGGCTACTGACGCGACGGCCCCTACGACGCCAGATATTCTCGGGCTGCTGACGGTCGCATTATTCTCTAGCTGGATGGCAGAATTGATCTCCCACATTTTGCCGACTATCGACCCCTACCTAAGTGCATCAGCGTGGAAGATTATGCTCATCACCGCTCTAGGAATTGGCCTCTCGTTCACCCGGCTGAGCAAGCTCCCCGGCAGCCACGAACTTGCGATGGCCCTGGTCTATCTATTTGTCGCGCGGATGGGTGCCCAGACGAATTTGGCCAGTGCAGCAGGACAAGCTTTGCCATTTCTCGTGGGGGCCACGATCTGGATATTCATTCACGGGGCCTTCTGCCTGCTGGGTGCCAAGCTGCTGAAGGTCGATGTCCATACTGCTGCGATCGCCAGTGCAGCAAACATCGGGGGGGCTGCATCGGCATCGATCGTTGCCACTCACCACCAGGAGAGCCTGGTGCCGGCAAGTATTCTTATGGCTCTGATCGGATACGCCATCGGCAACTTTGCTGCCTACGCGACGGCTTTGCTCTGTTGGCTGGTGTCCTAG